The genomic interval TCATATATGGATTAACACCTTTTAGGTTTTAGATAAAGAACAAAATGTATAAAACTATAAAGATCCATGCATGCGTCGATGTTGTTTAGGCATGTGGATGTGTCGATGGCGCTCGAGTTTTAATAGAATGTTCCAAAGAAACTAGCGATTAATCTACAGGTTTAATAGAGCTTAAATTGCAGCTGGATTAGTTACTAAAACACTAACTAGTTCAAGATCGAATACAGATGATATACTTTGATCACTTTGCATCTAAATCATCAAGGAAAATCTATTTTCTCGACGTTAAGCAGTGTATATAGTAGATTAAATAGTCCTCAGGAAACAAAGGCAACTTGTCAACCAATGTTGAAATACATTATAGTGATTAGTATAAGGGAATAGAGGGAGGACAGTTGGGTATATCcgtatatctatatatatcgATCTTAGGTGGGTGGGCTATAGTGATGATCAATGTTTAGAAAGTCTTGCCAAAGATATTTACTTCTTGGATTTTTTTGACACAATAAGGCATCTAGAGAAGTAGAGGGATCGATAACTAGCAGCCACATCTAATTTTTGTACTTTAAATAGAGCTATCAAAATAATATGGATTGCATGCCATGCATATTAATTAAAAAGTCCCGTATGATTTTTCAAAAGATCAAACTCACATACACTTTTAAGTCTTACCAGTCATTAATTATATTGAAGTACATTAAGGTTTAAGATCAATATATCACTCAATCATTCATTTGAAACTAAGTCATACTGGATTATATAAGAGGAGATCGAGAATAATGATCTTTGATCTTCACATCACAACAATGCAACCTTCTTTTGGTATATTTCTTAGCAAAGATAAGGGGTTTGGCTACTGTGCAGTGCTGCATAACATACATACCGAATCAGACGGTGAATAGAGGGTGTCTTGAAATGCACGCGAGATGTGTGGGGTGTATGGACGGTGAATTAGCGATGCAGCGTAGAATTCTCTAAAGATAAGTGCAAGAAGAAAATTGGCTAATGCATTTATACATTTGATTGCATTATTTGCATATCCACGTGCTTTGAAAGAAgagttcaaacttcaaagagAATAAACTTTAGAAATTGATGACCACAACTTGGTGGTACTTTGTAGAAAATTTGAAGTACATGTTTTGATCGATCGCTTGACGAGTGAGTGCTTGAAATCGCTTTTGAGTTTGAGATCGATCGACTGtgctttctttctttatcaGCGGTTTCGAAAGAGAGCGAAACATGCAAAGCACTTAAGAAACTTACACCCACGTACTGTGCTAGCTTTTGCAGATTTAGAAGGTCTTATATATTCTCTACCTTCGGAAACCTTCCAATAGATAAATGacatcgatatatatatatatatatatatatttgatcgaTCCCCAAAATTCAGCTGTCCCTGGAAGACCTTTGACTAGTGTCGGATTAGGTTTTAAAATATCTGATGTTTAAACAAAAACTGCAGCTGTTGCGCGTATTCTACCTTTCCATGCAAGCAAAAGTTTCACTTTAACTTTGAATAGTGATCGACGCAGTATCAAAGCTCAGTTCACAACTTCACATCGCGACCATCAGTCTCCTCCGACGATTCTTCATTTTCAACAATCTGCAGAACCTTTCTCCGTCGAATACTCGAATGTACGCTACACTCGTATTCGTATATATCCATAAAGTTGTGCGTGGGATGCTACTTCAATCATACAGGAATAGACACACTAAATGCACATATTTAGTCGGTAATGAAgtgaaaatattaatttttaacGAGCCAACGTATAAAATTAGCAATAAGCATCGTGATGAACGTACTCCTACGTACACATGCAAGTAAAGAGTTGATTAACGTATATGAAGATCGAACAATACCGTACTCttcatattttctattttaaacTTGGAGCAAATTAACAAAAGCTATACTACAAATCTACAATAATATAGAATGACAAAAAAGAGTATAATACATTTATACTATCGCCTAGTACGTAATATTAATCAAATAATTGCAACTCCTCCCGAGTGCTTTTTGTTTTCTCAAATTAACTCGATGAATGTCTAGCTCATCTATACTGAGTTACATTTTACCAGGGTCAAAGCGCTGAACTGATGAATGGTATCCAGATAAAGTTGCTAGTTAGCTAGCAGCATCAAACCCTTTGCACACTGGTGATACTGCTATTCTACAAACATATATTTACTTTCTGTATAAGTATTATTCCCTATCTCAATCAGGTTCCGTGATCATTTCCAAAATTCAGACTAATCaccatcaaacaaaatttCAGATCATTTTAGTAATATAATGGATATATGCTGGACTGACAATAACTTATTTGTCTCTAACCAAAGATACGACATAAAAAATTATTCCCCATTGTTTTCTTCACATGTATATAGATGACAATTCATAAGCATCAGGAGATCGAatagctatatatataccaagcAGACCACAACTCATCGGTACCAAATTAATTAGTAAACATCGGATGCCATGATAATTATTCGAAAATTATTTTCAGcgattacaatatatatatatatatatgtatttatattgaaagcttattatatacatattgatCGACGATGATGTTCTGATTCATAATAAAGATCTATATTCTGAATGAACACCAATATATGCTCATTTATCTTAAATAAGGGATCACTATTTAGAATTTGGATTCCTCCTGCCTCCCTGGGACATTTCCGAAGCTTTTGTTAGTCCCTTACGAGTTACAACTTTGTAATCCTTTTCACGTATTCAATATATACACTACTTAGTGGGTTGGTCAAAGCTTGAAGCTTACTTCTTCGTCCTTCGTTACCTGTAAATCAATGTATGTGTAACACGCTAAAGCCTATATAGAGGTAGCCAGCAAGTGGTCCTGTGATTATATGCCATGATATCTGCTAATTAGGTAATACTAATCTCATCAACCAGTTAAtttataactcatcgtagctTTTTGGATAGAATCTAACAATAATATACTATAGGCACCTTCATATGTTCTACATTAGGTTTAAGTGTTTAACAGTAAAATGGTTAATTAGTGGTTTCTTTAATAATGTAAAGCAATAGGCACAACAGGTTGATGAACTCCGATCCTatgatttgtgaaaataacCTTTATTTGCTTCAATGAGTAGTTTGGGTAAAAAGGTAAGAAACAGATAGTGGCTTTCTTGTATACCTCTCGTGTGGATATTACTATATGATTTATATGCGGTGTTAGCAGTGTAATTAGTGAGTGCAAGTTTACTATTTGAGTTGCATGAAGATCATTTCGAATATAATTCGTGTTTcgattttgatttcaatatTGAGTATAAAAGCAGATAGAACGTATCTTGAACAACTATACTTAGTTTGGATCCAAACTCATGATCGACCTTGAAGTAATACGAATCAAGGACATATGAAATTCAGATACTATAGCTTATGGTACGTGTGACTAAAATAGATCCGTCATTTTGATATCTTTAGCTCTATTTGACTGAAATGTTATCACATAACCTGCTCCAAACCTATGGGTTAATAAAGGGAATGAACATATGAAAGAACCAAATTCCCTTCAGATTTAAAGGGACGGCTGATATGCCATGTTAGCTGTCAGAATTTAATGTGTTCAAGCTTGAATGTGGAAAAGTGAGGCCCATTGCAACAAATATGAGCATTAGTAATCACATGCTAGCTAGTGACCAACCTGTAATTAGTGGTTAATAGATACAATTAGTGACTAAACATTAGTGAGTGGTCACTAAAGTAGTTGGCGCTCTAAACTTTAAGATACCCGCCTAAACATTAGTTAGTGGTCACTAATTAGTTTGTTCGAATTAATTTTGACATAGACGATTTACTTGTGATGTTGCAATTGCTTAGTATCTTAGAAACATAATTATAGTGTAATATACACCACAGTGAACACTTCTTACAAGATGCAACTTTGTAGTAGAAAATAGATTTTCGGAATTGAACGGTACGGGTTTTggataattttatattttgttaaaAACAATACTTATCGGTATGTAACTCACGTATCATGTGTAAACTTGCATCAACTAATATCTTATTTCCATTATTGACATATTGTAATATCAAGATTACATATTTATTGATCGGTTAGGTTCTTAGATGACCGTTTACCTTGGCTAAATTTTGACTTGAAAATGGCTAATGTTGGTATAAATTTTTGTTaagctaatttttttttaaatgtttaCAAAGGTAACAGTACCGTTAATTCCTATATCCCAGATGCTCTAATTGGTACGTGATTCTCATTCATCGAGACATATTACACTGAATGCTTCACAGAGTGATTCCTACAGAGGCTACATTAACCGTTACGTTCTATAATATGGTGGATGACTTTAACTGTCTACAGAGTTCCGGTAACTCAGGACGGTGACTGTTCTGGCCAAACATTAGAGAAGGACGGTGACCCTTCTGGCCAAAAGTGAAAATAGACGGTGACCGTTACCCATCTGAGACTTCGCCGACGGTTCCCAGCAAACGAGAAAATACGTAGACGGTTGAAAAGGAAAGCAGTGAGAAAGTTCAGCAGGTTAATATAACATATCAGAGGTAGGAAAAGATCTTGAAATCTTTGCTAAAAaacaggagagagagagagagagagttgaacGATGATGGGTGTATATGGTCGTTGACGTACGCTCCCTTTTGGGTCTCTTTTACACCACATTGTCCAAGACTTTGGTTTCTTCCTCCTTATAAACGGTTATAAATACCCCCTCTCATTCCAATTTCTATACACCATTCAATTTCACTCTCTGCCTTCTCTATTCTCTCCTACATTTGTTCTTGGGCATCTCTCTCACTGTTTAATAGAAGCAAACCCATCTTGCATTTGGAAAGTGAAATCATTTGGGTTTCTGTGTTTCTTGGTGTTTGTGCGCGCGCTTAATATCAGTGTCAGCGACTCATTAGTTGCAGCAGTGAGATTTGAACCACCTTCTTCGTAACCTGGCCTCCTCCCATTAAGGACGAAAATCCTTCGTTTTCTCTCCTATAACTATCCCCGGATTCTGAGTATCTATACACATTAAAAACTTTCAGACTTTTTTTTCTGTACTAAAGGCTTGTGCCTTAATCACAAAAAATGGGCACTGTTCTTCCTCAACACCAGGCTTTTGATGTTTCTATGGACATGCCACCACAGACCGGCTCCAAGTGCTTTGATGACGATGGCCGTCTCAAACGAACCGGTAAAGTTTAGTCTTTAGCTAATTGTGGGAATTCCAAGTAGAGATTTCATTTGGGTTTGGCCTTGAACTCATGTGAAATGGACACTCATTGTTTGTGGTGTTTTCTGGAACAGGAACTGTTTGGACGGCAAGTGCTCATATTATTACTGCTGTGATTGGTTCTGGTGTGCTGTCTTTGGCTTGGGCCACAGCTCAACTTGGCTGGGTTGCTGGTCCTGCCGTGATGCTCTTGTTCTCTTTTGTCACTTACTACACTTCTACTCTTCTCTCTGCTTGTTACCGTACTGGTGATTCTGTCACCGGCAAGAGAAATTACACTTACACAGATGCTGTCAGATCCAACCTCGGTAAATTTTCAAGCTGTAAACTTTTGGTGTGTGATCAAGAAGTCGGGTCTTTCTTAAAAGTACTGAAGTTTGaatctttgttttgttttacttttaatCTTGTAGGTGGGTTCAAGGTGAAGATATGTGGGTTTGTTCAGTACCTGAATCTTTTTGGAGTTGCCATTGGTTATACTATAGCATCATCTATAAGCATGGTGTAAGTGGTGCTTTTCATTCATGGATTAAGATCTTGGTGATGTTTTATTATGTAGTTTTCTTTGGGGCTTTCGGCTAATGGGATGTTGTCCTTGTTAATCTACAGGGCTGTAAAGAGGTCTAACTGCTTCCATAGCAGTGGTGGAAAAAGTGAATGCCATGTGAACAGCAATCCTTATATGATTGCTTTTGGCGTTGCAGAAATCATattctctcaaattgaaaacttTGATCAGCTATGGTGGCTCTCCATAGTTGCTGCAGTCATGTCTTTCACTTACTCTGGAATTGGACTTGGTCTCGGAATTGGCAAAGTTACAGGTACAAATATGAAATAATGATTTCGTGTTATGTAAATCTTATAAAATTGAACATGCATGGTTTCTAGTATTCAATTGAGATTAGATGACTGAAGCTTGTTCTGTGTTTGTTAATTATCAGGAAATGGAACTATTAAGGGAAGCATGACGGGAGTAGACATTGGAGCAGTGACTGAGACTCAAAAGATATGGAGGAGCTTCCAAGCACTTGGTGACATAGCCTTTGCCTACTCCTACTCTCTCATCCTGATTGAAATTCAGGACACTGTGAAATCTCCACCATCCGAAGCCAAGACGATGAAGAAGGCCACTTTTATCAGTGTGACAACCACAACCGTTTTCTACATGCTGTGTGGATGCATGGGATATGCTGCTTTTGGTGATGCAGCCCCCGGAAACCTCCTCACCGGTTTCGGTTTCTACAACCCTTACTGGCTTGTGGACATTGCTAATGTTGCCATAGTTGTTCATCTCGTTGGTGCCTACCAAGTCTTTGTCCAACCCCTGTTTGCTTTTGTTGAGAAATCAGCAGCAGAAAACTTCCCAGATAGCCAGTTCATCTCCAAGAACATCAAAATCCAAATTCCTTGTGTTGGTCTCTTCAACCTTAATATGTTCAGATTGGTTTGGAGGACACTCTTTGTGATCACAACCACTGTGATATCCATGATCCTTCCATTCTTTAACGATGTCGTTGGACTTCTTGGCGCTTTGGGATTTTGGCCACTCACAGTCTACTTCCCTGTGGAGATGTACATTGTTCAGAAGAGGATTCCAAAATGGAGCACCAAATGGCTTTGCCTCCAAACACTAAGCGGCGCTTGCCTCATAATCACCATAGCTGCTGCTGCCGGCTCAATCGCCGGGGTGATTTCCGACCTCAAGACCTACAAGCCATTCAAATCCAGTGACTGATTCAACAAAACTTTAACAGTCATCATCACTCATGATATAGTGCTTCTTGCTTCTGTGGTAAAAAGTATTTACCCTCAAAGTTCAACTTTTGTaacaaaacaaagagagaattGGTCACTAggatttcaattcttgttcaGGTTGATAATGATGTTTGCATATATAGAGTTGTTTTAAGTAGAGCCTTCTATTGGTttggtttctttctgtaataaccctagatttcaaatacattatttgaattaattcgagTCTATAAGACGtgaatttcagtttaaatGAACATGAATGATTTCAAAAGTTACGAGACGGAAACGGagacgttccgagaacgtttattaaggaaacgttacgtttccgaacgtttTTATCGACTTCTATTTccatcgctcggttgcgaagacttccttcacgaaagttgtagagctcgtcgatacgagttcgtgagtatgtgacgcgttcgaatcggacgtcgtacgtaaagattattaacgacggaagttggtttccgattttaggagggggtatataagtaaatggttgcaactagggttcccataattggaaaccctttcaccctcaacccgccgctctctcatctctctcactctctcgggtttctctctctctcccttggTTCTCTCTTCCCCGacctcctctccctctcgaccccgcCATCTCCCATCACCCACCTTCCATCTTcgatctccctctccctctcgactcTCTATTCTTCCTCACCTTTTCCCCGATCCCACGCAGAAGCTCGAAgctcgggggggggggggaggggggggggCCTCAACGCCGTGCTTCCTCGTCGACGACGAGCTTGGGCAAGCTCGCCACCACCCCTTCCTCACCCCGGAACCCCCGTGCCGAAGGATCGAGCCTCGAGTCGCCGTATCCATTGCTGCTCGACCTCctccacgtgcggcggtgggacagttttgacagaagggtattttggtaatttactgtgtacggtaaaagtaaatgtaatttttatttactgcggtaaatgtaattaagttttacctacggtaaatgtaattataaattactttcagtaattgtaaaaagtaattttgtaaaaagggtaatttagtaaattttatttactaaatttgtatttacattaaatcgtacgtatacgtacaaaaatacgtattaatatttatacgtacagaaatacgtattaatatttatacgtacagaaatacgtattaatatttatacgtacggaaatacgtatttaatatttatacgtacagaaatacgtatttaatatttatacgtacagaaatacgtatttaatatttatacgtacagaaatacgtatataatatttatacgcacagaaatacgtatttaatatttatacgcacagaaatacgtatttaatatttatacgtacagaaatacgtatataatatttatacgtacagaaatacgtattaattgagtattgtacagtaaccgtgaatagtgaacagtgaacagtaacttcgtataaaccaaaattgctgaacagtaaccgtatattactgttttggcattaaaggtttacgaaacgattctaaattcttttcttattcttttaaggtgatcgttaaatcgatgaaaggaattagcatcgcgaattgtggaattacgctcaagtcaataaggtgagtaaaatctcactgaatttacgaatctaccctcgtggtgattcaacattttgcaagtgtgtttatcaaatgaattataacatgtatataatttagtggactacatatatatagtataatggtaataggtacataatatatatatagttcattaaattacgtactgttattaatgcattaaaaatagtcatttcggtgacggaaaattgagcatgagtatgtgagaatattgtacgtatttcttcaggtgtttatgaaacatgacatgtataggatatagtgggctatgtatatattgtataaatggtaataaatacgaatatatatagtttgctatataatatactgttatgatttttattgtggtgatatcgtgaaagttttaaagcgtacaatatgatgagtgattattgtacatgattttatcacggagaatgtaataaaattgtgatttgtcttcggacgtgatgtgtggtacaatatgatgtgtgattattgtacgtgtttttaacattgtgattgttaaaatgtgaattgtcttcggacctgattttggtacaatatgatgtgagattattgtacgtgtttggcaagtcgaaacctagcctttggccgggcgaaagttacgatacagttagagatctagtctgtctgccttagtactgcatgagaggtaacgggtggttatctgctcatgggtactcggtgtattt from Argentina anserina chromosome 2, drPotAnse1.1, whole genome shotgun sequence carries:
- the LOC126782320 gene encoding amino acid permease 3-like produces the protein MGTVLPQHQAFDVSMDMPPQTGSKCFDDDGRLKRTGTVWTASAHIITAVIGSGVLSLAWATAQLGWVAGPAVMLLFSFVTYYTSTLLSACYRTGDSVTGKRNYTYTDAVRSNLGGFKVKICGFVQYLNLFGVAIGYTIASSISMVAVKRSNCFHSSGGKSECHVNSNPYMIAFGVAEIIFSQIENFDQLWWLSIVAAVMSFTYSGIGLGLGIGKVTGNGTIKGSMTGVDIGAVTETQKIWRSFQALGDIAFAYSYSLILIEIQDTVKSPPSEAKTMKKATFISVTTTTVFYMLCGCMGYAAFGDAAPGNLLTGFGFYNPYWLVDIANVAIVVHLVGAYQVFVQPLFAFVEKSAAENFPDSQFISKNIKIQIPCVGLFNLNMFRLVWRTLFVITTTVISMILPFFNDVVGLLGALGFWPLTVYFPVEMYIVQKRIPKWSTKWLCLQTLSGACLIITIAAAAGSIAGVISDLKTYKPFKSSD